A genome region from Anastrepha obliqua isolate idAnaObli1 chromosome 4, idAnaObli1_1.0, whole genome shotgun sequence includes the following:
- the LOC129244624 gene encoding scavenger receptor class B member 1, translating to MPVNTCFWCKILTVTLLGAISSILFVVSLKANYQWALSHEHIRFRKGFPSQKNWIDSPYGTLKSYLFNVTNGEAFLNGTDAKLKVEEIGPIVYRIKGRNDILNQTDDTLTYQKLPYEDIQFDPIASCAPDILNQTIILPNFILFGTAAKFHDWVFLVRHAFNAITINEPVLIKQSIYYFLWNFTTPALSSLSSYVPNIVSNCGMLHNALRKKEEIYNVKIGDKNGVDNFFQVNTLNNKTYFPEQSNRLRLVKQKKYYTYCPIEVPGTFDNSLFTPFLDPERELTIIASEACRTHRLTYSDIAYHLGFRGYRYTIADNAEESSCLDNAMGIKLHKGMFDVSKCLFNDVPSAFSSPHFYGSTYNWSEHFEGLSPNQKDHEATVIIEPITGIPIEEKYRFQSNIPLPDMSGYSKELQRFSKMVIPTFWYEYDLDDLPAIVLFLMKFNIYVVPIAQPICIGVFFISTLWCFIYVCLTLKGIKMSHLLFRIISEKNIK from the exons ATGCCAGTGAATACGTGTTTTTGGt GTAAAATTTTAACAGTGACTTTGTTGGGCGCAATCAGCTCCATCCTATTTGTTGTTTCGCTCAAAGCTAACTATCAATGGGCTCTATCGCACGAGCACATACGTTTTCGCAAGGGCTTTCCTTCGCAAAAAAATTGGATAGATTCGCCGTATGGGACGCTTAAAAGTTACTTGTTTAACGTTACAAACGGCGAAGCATTTCTTAACGGTACCGATGCTAAACTTAAAGTAGAAGAGATAGGACCGATCGTGTATCGCATCAAGGGGAGAAATGACATTTTGAATCAAACCGACGATACTCTTACATATCAAAAATTACCTTATGAGGATATACAGTTTGATCCGATTGCCAGCTGTGCCCCCGATATACTTAATCAAACCATTATTTTGccgaatttcattttatttggcaCTGCTGCGAAATTCCATGACTGGGTTTTTCTAGTCAGACACGCCTTCAACGCTATCACTATTAATGAGCCAGTTTTAATAAAGCAATCAATTTATTACTTCTTGTGGAATTTTACAACGCCTGCCTTGAGTTCGCTTTCGAGCTATGTACCAAATATCGTTTCCAATTGTGGAATGCTGCATAAT GCGCTCAGGAAGAAAGAGGAAATATACAATGTGAAGATAGGAGACAAAAATGGAGTGGACAACTTTTTTCAAGTGAATAccttaaataataaaacttacTTTCCTGAGCAAAGTAATCGACTGAGGCTTGtgaagcagaaaaaatattacacgTATTGCCCGATCGAGGTGCCGGGTACCTTCGATAATTCATTGTTCACACCATTTTTGGATCCTGAACGCGAATTAACAATTATCGCTAGCGAAGCGTGCAGGACACACCGGCTAACATACTCTGATATAGCATATCATTTAGGCTTCAGAGGTTATCGCTACACCATTGCTGACAACGCTGAAGAGTCGAGTTGTTTAGATAATGCCATGGGTATAAAGCTGCACAAAGGAATGTTTGATGTTTCGAAATGTCTTTtca ATGATGTGCCCTCTGCTTTTTCTTCACCACATTTCTATGGTTCAACATACAATTGGAGTGAACATTTTGAAGGATTATCTCCAAATCAGAAGGACCACGAAGCTACAGTAATAATTGAACCAATAACTGGTATACCTATTGAAGAAAAATACAGGTTCCAATCAAACATTCCTCTACCGGATATGTCTGGTTACAGCAAGGAGTTGCAGCGCTTCAGTAAAATGGTTATACCAACCTTTTGGTATGAATAC GATCTGGATGACTTGCCTGCGATTGTactatttttgatgaaattcaACATTTATGTAGTGCCAATAGCACAGCCAATTTGTATCGGCGTTTTCTTTATTTCGACGCTGTGgtgttttatttatgtatgcctTACTCTCAAAGGTATTAAAATGTCTCATTTACTTTTTAGAAttataagtgaaaaaaatataaaataa